A genomic region of Elaeis guineensis isolate ETL-2024a chromosome 9, EG11, whole genome shotgun sequence contains the following coding sequences:
- the LOC105032679 gene encoding secoisolariciresinol dehydrogenase-like produces the protein MGMVSMLTSIARRLGGKVALITGASGIGEATAKLFICHGAYVMIVDVQDDKGRALCESLGSFVAYYIHCDVTDESRIQDTFDATISRHGKLDIMFNNAGIISSPCMQILKSEKADFERVVGINLVGSYLGTKHAARVMIPACRGSIVMTARVASVEPAMMPVAYTCSKHAVLGLMRSAAVELGQFGVRVNCMSLYALATSLAATAFSMGGEEQEEFMHEHAILKGVRLKVEDIAEAVLFLGSEEAKYVSGLNLLVDGGFTITNPSHGLFRYSDV, from the exons GCTCGGAGGCAAGGTCGCACTGATCACAGGCGCCAGTGGCATTGGTGAGGCCACTGCCAAGCTCTTCATATGCCACGGTGCCTATGTCATGATCGTCGATGTCCAGGATGACAAGGGCCGAGCCCTATGTGAATCCCTTGGCTCTTTTGTTGCCTACTATATCCATTGCGATGTGAC cgaTGAGTCTCGCATTCAAGATACCTTCGATGCCACTATCTCCCGCCATGGCAAGCTCGATATCATGTTTAACAATGCCGGCATCATCAGCTCGCCCTGCATGCAGATACTGAAATCCGAGAAGGCTGATTTCGAAAGGGTGGTGGGGATTAATCTGGTGGGAAGCTACCTTGGGACGAAGCATGCCGCACGTGTCATGATCCCGGCATGCCGGGGAAGCATCGTGATGACAGCGCGCGTGGCGTCGGTGGAGCCCGCGATGATGCCGGTGGCGTACACATGCTCGAAGCATGCAGTGCTGGGGTTGATGAGGAGTGCGGCGGTGGAGCTCGGGCAGTTCGGTGTGCGGGTGAACTGCATGTCGCTGTATGCATTGGCGACGTCGCTGGCGGCGACGGCGTTCAGCATGGGAGGGGAGGAGCAGGAAGAATTCATGCACGAGCATGCTATCCTCAAGGGGGTGAGGCTTAAGGTGGAGGATATAGCAGAGGCAGTGCTGTTTCTGGGCAGCGAGGAGGCCAAATATGTGAGTGGACTCAACCTATTGGTGGATGGAGGATTTACGATTACTAATCCCTCGCATGGTTTGTTTAGGTACTCGGATGTGTGA